One window from the genome of Erwinia sorbitola encodes:
- a CDS encoding MFS transporter, translating into MSYRYRIAAIFLLGFFIDCINIFMSAIALPEIAGQLHIASGSLGWVANSYILGLTVIIPVSGWLAARYGARPVLAGSMLLFSLAALGCGVSETFGSLVLWRFIQGMAGGMLIPVGQALTFNLFKGRERATISTLIMSVALIAPALSPMLGGMIVDSLSWRWIFWCNIPFSLMAAVLAVSWVRRETLSVSKPDIRGILLVCLSLTTVLLGLSRLAEAGSVIPAALWLSASLVLALGYLFHYRNHPYAVIDLSLLRNSRLRLSVVVYYAVPGIFTGVNLLNIFYLQQCLHFSAERCGAFMLLYGGGALVAMLLCGRFYHRLGAVTLFSFGLVMHAAGIALLALVHTPEQVMLLNLAYLLMGVGGGVSANTAQTSALADFHDEQMTRASVIWNINRQLSFSLGAALFTLLFTLLSSHFSAVQAYRQVFIIAAVAGLIPLWIIFRLHRYKDSLCQN; encoded by the coding sequence ATGAGCTATCGTTACCGCATAGCAGCCATTTTCCTGCTCGGTTTTTTTATTGATTGTATTAATATTTTTATGTCTGCGATTGCACTGCCAGAGATAGCCGGACAACTGCATATTGCCAGCGGATCCCTCGGCTGGGTGGCTAACAGCTATATTCTGGGATTAACGGTGATTATTCCGGTTAGCGGCTGGCTTGCCGCGCGCTATGGTGCCCGGCCGGTACTGGCAGGGTCGATGCTGTTATTCAGCCTGGCAGCGCTGGGATGCGGAGTGTCAGAGACATTTGGCTCGCTGGTACTCTGGCGCTTTATACAGGGGATGGCGGGGGGAATGCTGATCCCGGTCGGGCAGGCGCTGACCTTTAACCTGTTTAAAGGCCGGGAGCGGGCCACCATCTCCACGCTGATTATGAGCGTGGCGCTGATTGCCCCTGCGCTGTCGCCGATGCTCGGCGGCATGATAGTCGATAGCCTCTCATGGCGCTGGATTTTCTGGTGCAATATTCCATTCAGTTTGATGGCCGCCGTGCTGGCCGTAAGCTGGGTACGGCGCGAAACGCTGTCAGTTTCAAAACCTGATATCCGTGGCATTTTGCTGGTCTGCCTGTCCCTGACCACCGTTCTGCTTGGGCTGTCGCGACTGGCTGAGGCTGGTTCTGTTATCCCGGCTGCACTGTGGCTCTCAGCCTCACTCGTTCTGGCGCTCGGTTATCTGTTTCACTACCGCAATCATCCTTATGCAGTTATTGATTTGAGTCTGCTGCGAAATTCACGGCTCAGGCTTTCTGTGGTGGTGTACTACGCGGTTCCGGGGATTTTTACCGGGGTGAATCTGCTCAACATATTTTATCTGCAACAGTGCCTGCATTTTTCCGCAGAACGTTGCGGGGCATTTATGCTGCTGTACGGAGGCGGGGCGCTGGTGGCGATGCTGCTGTGTGGCCGGTTTTATCATCGTCTGGGCGCTGTTACTCTGTTCAGTTTCGGATTAGTGATGCATGCGGCAGGTATCGCGCTGCTGGCACTGGTGCACACCCCGGAACAGGTGATGTTACTCAATTTGGCCTATTTGCTGATGGGTGTTGGCGGTGGTGTCAGCGCCAATACGGCACAAACCAGCGCCCTGGCTGATTTTCACGATGAACAGATGACGCGGGCCAGCGTGATATGGAATATTAATCGTCAGCTCTCATTCAGTCTCGGAGCTGCACTGTTCACGCTACTGTTTACCCTGTTAAGCAGTCACTTTTCTGCTGTTCAGGCCTATCGTCAGGTATTTATCATCGCCGCTGTTGCCGGCCTGATCCCCCTGTGGATAATCTTTCGTCTACACCGTTATAAGGATTCCTTGTGTCAGAATTAA
- a CDS encoding LysR family transcriptional regulator, with the protein MNNRMHAQLDKIHTFFAVVESGSFTRAADNLGLSKAMVSLHIKALEQALGVTLLARNTRNLALTESGSQLYQDFKAIFSDIDLAVGRVTDDSQPLSGELRITSTWEFGQRFLMAPIAHFCQRHPGLKLSYNVGASLDDLVSHKLDVAIRLGTLRDSSLKSRRLGQYRILLVASPRLIARYPLQCLREVAPLPWIHNSNLSQPGRWQLQHGEERFELKSEASYSANSAQIMRQMALAGMGVAILPEWLIEEDLVSGELQILFPGWQLPLQPISAVFNAGPALPRKTRMFIDYLCSEL; encoded by the coding sequence GTGAACAATAGAATGCATGCACAGCTCGATAAAATTCATACTTTTTTTGCCGTAGTTGAAAGCGGCAGCTTTACCCGCGCCGCCGATAATCTTGGCCTCAGCAAAGCAATGGTCAGCCTGCATATTAAGGCGCTGGAACAGGCGCTTGGTGTCACCCTGCTTGCGCGTAATACCCGTAATCTGGCGTTAACGGAGAGCGGAAGCCAGCTCTATCAGGACTTCAAGGCCATCTTCTCCGATATCGACCTTGCCGTTGGACGTGTCACTGATGACAGCCAGCCGCTATCAGGCGAACTGCGCATCACCTCCACCTGGGAGTTTGGGCAGCGGTTCCTGATGGCGCCCATCGCACATTTTTGCCAGCGTCATCCCGGGCTAAAACTGAGCTACAACGTTGGCGCTTCGCTTGACGATCTGGTCAGTCACAAACTGGATGTCGCAATCCGGCTTGGTACCCTGCGCGACTCTTCGCTAAAAAGCCGCAGACTGGGGCAGTACCGGATTCTGCTGGTCGCATCTCCCCGGCTTATTGCCCGTTACCCGCTGCAATGCCTCCGCGAGGTTGCCCCGCTACCGTGGATCCATAACAGTAATTTGTCACAGCCTGGCCGCTGGCAGCTTCAGCATGGTGAGGAGCGTTTTGAGCTAAAAAGCGAGGCAAGCTATAGCGCTAATTCAGCGCAGATAATGCGTCAGATGGCGCTGGCCGGTATGGGCGTGGCAATACTGCCAGAATGGCTGATCGAAGAGGATTTAGTGAGTGGAGAGCTTCAGATACTGTTTCCCGGCTGGCAGTTACCACTTCAACCCATCAGCGCTGTGTTTAATGCCGGGCCTGCCCTGCCGCGCAAAACGCGTATGTTTATTGATTATCTGTGTAGCGAATTATAA
- the mtr gene encoding tryptophan permease — translation MAAPASAVRLPSTLWGSLIISGTIIGAGMFSLPVVMSGAWFLWSSGLLILTWFCMLLSGLLYLEASLHYPAGASFDTVTRDLLGRGWNLINGVSVVFVLGILTYAYISASGAIIQHSLNQLAFGISARTAGLLFTLLVALFIWLGTAVVSRMTLIFLGAKIITFLMIFGGLLWHVQPAILLDRQGADSTYLPYLWIVVPFCLASFGYHGNIAGLMSYYQKNAGRVSRCLIYGTLMALAIYFIWIIGTMGNIPRSQFKMIAAQGGNIDVLVGALSGVLHNRSLNLLLDIFSNFAVACSFLGVSLGFFDYLADLFKLDNSASGRLKTTLLTFSLPLMAAMIWPDGFLLAIGYAGLAATVWAVITPALLAWQARRRFTTPGWRVKGGITPIVLVLLFGALNALVSLLSYAGWLPKYAG, via the coding sequence ATGGCTGCACCCGCTTCTGCTGTTCGTTTGCCCTCAACCCTGTGGGGTTCATTGATTATCAGCGGCACTATTATTGGTGCCGGAATGTTCTCGCTACCCGTTGTGATGTCCGGTGCCTGGTTCCTCTGGTCTTCAGGGCTGCTGATCCTCACCTGGTTCTGCATGCTGCTGTCCGGGTTACTCTATCTTGAAGCCAGCCTGCATTATCCTGCCGGAGCCAGTTTTGATACGGTTACGCGCGATCTGCTTGGGCGTGGCTGGAATCTGATCAACGGTGTTTCGGTGGTGTTTGTGCTGGGCATCCTGACCTATGCCTACATTTCTGCCAGCGGGGCAATTATTCAGCACAGCCTTAATCAGTTAGCCTTCGGTATATCGGCGCGAACCGCCGGACTGCTGTTTACTCTGCTGGTGGCACTGTTTATCTGGCTGGGAACGGCGGTGGTCAGCCGTATGACACTGATTTTTCTTGGTGCAAAAATCATTACTTTCCTGATGATTTTTGGCGGTCTGCTGTGGCATGTACAGCCCGCTATACTGCTCGACAGACAGGGGGCTGATAGCACTTATCTGCCTTATCTCTGGATTGTGGTGCCATTCTGCCTGGCCTCATTCGGCTATCATGGCAATATCGCCGGGCTAATGAGCTACTACCAGAAAAATGCGGGACGCGTCAGCCGTTGTCTGATCTACGGCACTCTGATGGCGCTGGCAATCTACTTTATCTGGATTATTGGCACGATGGGTAATATCCCCCGCAGCCAGTTTAAAATGATTGCGGCACAGGGCGGCAATATTGATGTGCTGGTAGGCGCGCTGTCCGGCGTACTGCACAATCGCTCGCTGAATCTGTTGCTGGATATCTTCTCCAACTTTGCGGTTGCCTGCTCTTTCCTCGGTGTCAGCCTCGGATTTTTTGATTACCTCGCAGATCTTTTCAAGCTGGATAACTCCGCAAGCGGACGGCTGAAAACGACTCTGTTGACGTTTAGCCTGCCTCTGATGGCCGCGATGATCTGGCCTGATGGCTTTTTGCTGGCAATAGGTTATGCCGGTCTGGCTGCCACCGTCTGGGCGGTGATTACTCCCGCGCTGCTGGCCTGGCAGGCCCGTCGGCGTTTTACTACGCCAGGATGGCGGGTAAAAGGAGGAATAACTCCGATTGTGCTGGTACTGCTGTTCGGTGCGTTAAATGCGCTGGTTTCACTGCTCTCTTACGCGGGCTGGTTGCCGAAATATGCTGGATAA